Below is a genomic region from candidate division WOR-3 bacterium.
GCCACTCCTGCTCTAATCTACCGCAAAAAGTTATCTTTTTGATCTCGAATCGCCTGATACCAATTCCGGCTCTATCACCTACATAAAGATTGTTTATTCTTTTGTTGTAGAGAAGATATATTTGGTCATATTCACCCTTAATAGTATGGCTATTCTCAAAACCAAACTCCATCGTCTTTGAATGTTCATACAAATAATCAATCTTTTTACTGTCCTTTGCAAATTCACCATTAAAGTAATATCTGTAAGAATTTTGTTTCTTTCCTTTTCCTCCAGTCGCCGCTTCACCGAGGCTATCTTTCTCCGGATCTCCTTGTCTAATCATCCCCCCTCCAGAAATATCAAGCACACCAAGTTTGATGCCGCTGTTTGCCTCAACAAATTCCTGCTGAAAAATCCTTCTTTCAAGCCCAGCAAATGCCAAATCATTATTTTCATAACTGCAATTTAGCCAGAAAAATCCTCTTGAAAATTCACTACTAACCCGCCTTGAGTTTGCATCGCCCATCTTTTTGTAATCACCCCTCAAATTCGCTCCGCCATAGTTTACCCCAAAATCAGCCCCAGTAATCTTTAGGGAATCATACACCTGTTGACTTAACCCTCCTTCTAATCCCTTATATTCAGCACCAAATCTACCACCATAAAATGGCTTGGTAAAGTCAATCCGGTTTGTCTCATAGATAACCTCTATTATCTCTTCTCTTTCAATAATTCTCTTGAGAAATGTGATTGTTCCACTCCGATAATCAATTTCATAGTCCTGACCCTTTATCTGTTGGCTTCTCACCTCGCCCCTTCTAATCCACACTATTTCCGAATTATATACAACCGGCGTATAGGATAAATAAAATGGTCCCTGGGTTAGATTGCCATTGAATACTTGAAATTTTATTTCACCCTTTGGCGCCGAGTAAAATCCTGCGCCACTAAAATTTTCGTATTTGCCTTGGCTATATAAACCAATAACCGATTTTTGCAAAAAATTTTCTGGTAGGCTAATATCTCCTACTGCAAATCCATAGGTCTCGGTAGTTGCCTTTATAAGACCCCTGGCCTGGGTATTTGGATTATCGCTTTCAAAAAATTCGCCCTCTACTTTCATACCATTTCTCAGCTCGCCATCAATCTGGAAGTTCAAAAAATTACTACGAAATGAATAGGGATAGAAACCAATCGGTGCGGTTCCATAATGGAGAAATTTTGCCTGATAAATAAAGCCATCGTGGCCCTTGATATTAAGCGAATCAGTTAAAGAATCCTGGGACTGCTGAGTGAAAAATAATAGCGTCAAAAAGACCATCGGCTAATTATTTTTGCTACCCCATTTTTAATCGCCTTTATAATCGCAATCCGATACTCAGGTATTGTGAAAGCGGCAATTCCCTATGAATGTAAATAGTATAATCCAGCGAAACCCGCCGGCTCAAAAATCCAGCGCCAGTTGAGAAATTCTTGTCTTCAATCCCAAATCGTATTGGCAAAACCACCACGGGCTTCCATTCAAGGCCCAAACCATAACCAGGATGATGACCACTGGCAAGGGTCTGTTTCAGAACCCCGGATAAAAGAATCTTCTTTCTAAATTCAAAAGAACAACCCAAATTTGCGGCAGGTAAAACCTTTTCTTCAAAGTCATTAGACCATTTCAATTTCAAGGGCAATAAATCTTGCAATGTTATGCCGATTTTAAAGGTGTTTCCACGTGTATCCATGTCATTATCCGCCCCAATCCGCGTGATTGCCAAAAGTGTGGCAATCCCAAAGTTGATGCCTGAGCCAGTGAATTTTGCTAATTTAATGTGGTTCAGTCTTGATATCAATGCCAGATTGAGCCGGTTGAAAACTTGTGTGCCGAAAGAGATAATTCCAGTATTGCTTGTAAATTCTGCTGTTCCATTATAAACAATCTCGGGATAATTTGTGCCTGGGATAGTATCTGAGCCCTGTTCAGTTAACGGTATATCACCAGTTGATGCCCTTATATACGCAATTCCGATGCCGTATCTGTATCCATCCGTATCATTATCCGTATAAATCCGCGTAAGTGGCGCAGCCACCGCCAGATAGTCAAACTTTGTCCCGAAGAATAAACTGCTATGCATGCCAGTTATCATTGGTCCCTCCAGACTAACGATACCACTCGGATTCCAGAATACCGCATTGGCATCATCGGCAATTCCAACAAAGGCGTTACCCAATGCCCTTGCCCTTGCCCCGGCGCCAATATCCAAAAAAGAGAGTTCACAACCGGCCTCCTGGGCAAGAAGGGAAGATACAAAAACTGAAAAAGAAACAAAGAAATACTTCATTGTACTCCTTTCTGATGTAAAAATAAAATCTTTTTACTACATCTAAATTTCCCATCGGTCCTTAAGATACAGAAATAAAGACCAGAGGAGACAGCCGAATTTCTCTCGTCTTTTCCTTGCCAGATTGCAATATAATTCCCGGGTTTCTTAACTTCATCAACAAGAGATTTTATTTTTTTGCCATTAAGGTCATAGACTTCAATTTCTATCTTTTTATCGCGATTTTCAACCTTATAACTAACCCAGATTTCAGTACCCCCGGGTATTGGATATATGTTAATAATCCTATCCTGAAGGCGATTATCCACATTAGATTTTATCCTTTCACTAATTGCCTCCATTAATTGACAATGCTTGTAATATATCTCCGGATTGCCATCGCGGTCATCCTGCCAAATAAGGTGTAACTTGTTCAATGAAGAAGAAATATAAGGACATATAGTATAACCAGTGCTTTTTGTCAAAGTGGTTTCAGGTTGCCAGGATAGACCAGCATTTTTTGACCATCTATAGAATATACCACAAGTGTCATCAAAATAACCATGCCACACTGCAAAAACTAAACTATCGTAAGCCAAAATGTAAGGAGAGCGAGAGTCAACACCAAAATCACTCAACATCTGAAGAGAACCCCAGGTATTTCCATTATCAATAGACCGCATATAGTAAATCCAATCCCCTTCATCCCATATTAGATGAATAGTATCACCTTTTGCCCACAGCCTTGGTTTTCGGATAGGTCTTTGATATCCACCCTCATGAATAATTCGCACGGTATCCCAAGTAACACCATTATTTGTTGACCTTAAGTAATAAATATGCCATATCCATGTTCCAAATGGGAAATCATGCCACACAATGTTGATACTGGATTCTGAGGCACTTATACAGGCTTCCGAGGAAATAGGACTTGCAACTGGTTCAATTACAGGTTCCCAAGTATTGCCTTTATCTGTGGAACGGCTATAATATAGGTGTCTATTTACATAATCTCTCCATATTACATGAACCAGGTCGCCATAAATTGCAAGGGATGGTGCATATGCATGGTATCCGGGCAGAGAAAGAATTGTTTCTGGAAGCCAGGAGGATCCAAAATTTGTAGATCTTATGTAATGAATAGTAGCCGTTGATTCTTCTTCCCAAACAATATGAACATAATTACCTAACGAAGCAATTGATGCATTTTGGGATTTACCAAAGGTACTGGTTAATCTTATATCAGACTCCCAAGTCATACCCTGGTCTGTTGACCTCTTATAATATATTTCCCAGTTTCCATCTCTTCTGTCCCACCAGATTATATGAATAGTATCCCTTTGACCACTTAGGCAATATGAATTTTCGGAA
It encodes:
- a CDS encoding exo-alpha-sialidase, encoding MLKEDGFIIFIILPYILYGQWGQDTRLTFNPDSSILTSENSYCLSGQRDTIHIIWWDRRDGNWEIYYKRSTDQGMTWESDIRLTSTFGKSQNASIASLGNYVHIVWEEESTATIHYIRSTNFGSSWLPETILSLPGYHAYAPSLAIYGDLVHVIWRDYVNRHLYYSRSTDKGNTWEPVIEPVASPISSEACISASESSINIVWHDFPFGTWIWHIYYLRSTNNGVTWDTVRIIHEGGYQRPIRKPRLWAKGDTIHLIWDEGDWIYYMRSIDNGNTWGSLQMLSDFGVDSRSPYILAYDSLVFAVWHGYFDDTCGIFYRWSKNAGLSWQPETTLTKSTGYTICPYISSSLNKLHLIWQDDRDGNPEIYYKHCQLMEAISERIKSNVDNRLQDRIINIYPIPGGTEIWVSYKVENRDKKIEIEVYDLNGKKIKSLVDEVKKPGNYIAIWQGKDERNSAVSSGLYFCILRTDGKFRCSKKILFLHQKGVQ